Proteins encoded in a region of the Sander lucioperca isolate FBNREF2018 chromosome 18, SLUC_FBN_1.2, whole genome shotgun sequence genome:
- the e2f2 gene encoding transcription factor E2F2 isoform X3: MMRMPKGVSPASGRPVAGLSCPQQKIKVLSTGGVKTEFFNTGLSSPPMSTVPAGYFTQICNTAAAEQRANSLYSTPHGPEAKPIRSSSGRLPAKRKLDLEDPLYLPEFRTPKGKCAIAARIPSPRTPKSPGERTRYDTSLGLLTKKFVGLIAESPDGVLDLNWATEVLEVQKRRIYDITNVLEGVQLIRKKSKNNIQWLVGDVFEGGAGGGEKACALRKELGDLERVERSLDELIHSSTTQLKQLTEYEDNKRLGYVTYQDIRSIGSLRDQTVIAVKAPADTKLEVPDTAGQGSLQIYLKSKNGPIEVYLCPEEGLEDASPVKSAVTPKKEFPQSLGPPTTTPMGPPSYSIKEEPVESAPATSSAEASNSALLDVERLLGLPPSLLQITEDQLPCTSFAPDPNTPFVSFSPPLDHDDYLWSLEDGEGVSDFFDTYDLGELLKS; encoded by the exons ATGATGCGGATGCCTAAAGGCGTCTCTCCGGCATCGGGTCGGCCAGTAGCGGGACTGTCTTGCCCTCAGCAAAAGATAAAGGTTTTGTCCACCGGAGGAGTGAAGACCGAGTTCTTCAACACCGGACTGTCCAGCCCGCCGATGAGCACGGTACCAGCCGGCTATTTCACCCAGATCTGCAACACCGCCGCGGCTGAACAAAGAGCCAACAGCCTGTATTCAACCCCCCACGGACCAGAGGCTAAACCCATCAGATCATCCTCCGGGCGCCTGCCG gCTAAAAGGAAGCTGGATCTGGAGGACCCTCTTTACCTGCCAGAATTCCGCACACCAAAAGGCAAATGCGCCATCGCAGCCAGGATACCAAGTCCAAGGA CTCCAAAGTCTCCAGGTGAGCGGACACGCTACGACACGTCCTTGGGCTTGCTGACCAAGAAATTTGTGGGTCTGATCGCGGAGTCTCCTGATGGAGTCCTTGACCTGAACTGGGCCACTGAGGTTCTGGAGGTCCAGAAGAGACGCATCTATGACATCACCAACGTCCTGGAGGGAGTCCAGCTTATCCGAAAGAAGTCCAAGAACAACATCCAGTGGCT ggttggagatgtatttgaggGTGGTGCAGGCGGAGGAGAGAAGGCTTGCGCCCTGAGGAAAGAGCTTGGAGACCTGGAGAGAGTAGAGCGATCTCTGGATGAACTGATCCACTCCAGCACCACACAGCTCAAACAACTCACCGAATATGAAGATAATAAGAG ATTGGGCTATGTGACATATCAGGACATCCGCTCCATCGGCAGTCTCCGAGACCAGACAGTCATTGCCGTCAAGGCCCCTGCTGACACCAAACTGGAGGTGCCAGACACGGCAGGG CAGGGGTCATTACAGATATATTTAAAGAGTAAGAATGGCCCCATTGAAGTCTATCTGTGTCCAGAGGAGGGTCTCGAAGATGCTAGCCCAGTGAAAAGCGCTGTCACCCCTAAAAAGGAGTTCCCTCAATCGCTCGGCCCTCCAACTACAACCCCAATGGGCCCACCAAGCTACAGCATCAAAGAGGAGCCTGTTGAAT CAGCTCCAGCCACCTCCTCAGCTGAAGCCTCCAATTCCGCGCTACTGGACGTCGAGCGTCTGTTGGGTTTGCCCCCCAGCCTGCTCCAGATCACAGAGGACCAGCTTCCTTGCACCTCATTCGCCCCAGACCCCAACACCCCCTTTGTGAGTTTCTCACCGCCTCTGGACCACGACGATTACCTCTGGAGCCTggaggatggcgagggagtgtCAGATTTCTTCGACACCTATGATCTTGGAGAACTGTTGAAGAGCTGA
- the e2f2 gene encoding transcription factor E2F2 isoform X2: MMRMPKGVSPASGRPVAGLSCPQQKIKVLSTGGVKTEFFNTGLSSPPMSTVPAGYFTQICNTAAAEQRANSLYSTPHGPEAKPIRSSSGRLPAKRKLDLEDPLYLPEFRTPKGKCAIAARIPSPRTPKSPGERTRYDTSLGLLTKKFVGLIAESPDGVLDLNWATEVLEVQKRRIYDITNVLEGVQLIRKKSKNNIQWLVGDVFEGGAGGGEKACALRKELGDLERVERSLDELIHSSTTQLKQLTEYEDNKRLGYVTYQDIRSIGSLRDQTVIAVKAPADTKLEVPDTAGGSLQIYLKSKNGPIEVYLCPEEGLEDASPVKSAVTPKKEFPQSLGPPTTTPMGPPSYSIKEEPVESNMSTAAPATSSAEASNSALLDVERLLGLPPSLLQITEDQLPCTSFAPDPNTPFVSFSPPLDHDDYLWSLEDGEGVSDFFDTYDLGELLKS, translated from the exons ATGATGCGGATGCCTAAAGGCGTCTCTCCGGCATCGGGTCGGCCAGTAGCGGGACTGTCTTGCCCTCAGCAAAAGATAAAGGTTTTGTCCACCGGAGGAGTGAAGACCGAGTTCTTCAACACCGGACTGTCCAGCCCGCCGATGAGCACGGTACCAGCCGGCTATTTCACCCAGATCTGCAACACCGCCGCGGCTGAACAAAGAGCCAACAGCCTGTATTCAACCCCCCACGGACCAGAGGCTAAACCCATCAGATCATCCTCCGGGCGCCTGCCG gCTAAAAGGAAGCTGGATCTGGAGGACCCTCTTTACCTGCCAGAATTCCGCACACCAAAAGGCAAATGCGCCATCGCAGCCAGGATACCAAGTCCAAGGA CTCCAAAGTCTCCAGGTGAGCGGACACGCTACGACACGTCCTTGGGCTTGCTGACCAAGAAATTTGTGGGTCTGATCGCGGAGTCTCCTGATGGAGTCCTTGACCTGAACTGGGCCACTGAGGTTCTGGAGGTCCAGAAGAGACGCATCTATGACATCACCAACGTCCTGGAGGGAGTCCAGCTTATCCGAAAGAAGTCCAAGAACAACATCCAGTGGCT ggttggagatgtatttgaggGTGGTGCAGGCGGAGGAGAGAAGGCTTGCGCCCTGAGGAAAGAGCTTGGAGACCTGGAGAGAGTAGAGCGATCTCTGGATGAACTGATCCACTCCAGCACCACACAGCTCAAACAACTCACCGAATATGAAGATAATAAGAG ATTGGGCTATGTGACATATCAGGACATCCGCTCCATCGGCAGTCTCCGAGACCAGACAGTCATTGCCGTCAAGGCCCCTGCTGACACCAAACTGGAGGTGCCAGACACGGCAGGG GGGTCATTACAGATATATTTAAAGAGTAAGAATGGCCCCATTGAAGTCTATCTGTGTCCAGAGGAGGGTCTCGAAGATGCTAGCCCAGTGAAAAGCGCTGTCACCCCTAAAAAGGAGTTCCCTCAATCGCTCGGCCCTCCAACTACAACCCCAATGGGCCCACCAAGCTACAGCATCAAAGAGGAGCCTGTTGAAT CCAACATGTCTACAGCAGCTCCAGCCACCTCCTCAGCTGAAGCCTCCAATTCCGCGCTACTGGACGTCGAGCGTCTGTTGGGTTTGCCCCCCAGCCTGCTCCAGATCACAGAGGACCAGCTTCCTTGCACCTCATTCGCCCCAGACCCCAACACCCCCTTTGTGAGTTTCTCACCGCCTCTGGACCACGACGATTACCTCTGGAGCCTggaggatggcgagggagtgtCAGATTTCTTCGACACCTATGATCTTGGAGAACTGTTGAAGAGCTGA
- the e2f2 gene encoding transcription factor E2F2 isoform X1 codes for MMRMPKGVSPASGRPVAGLSCPQQKIKVLSTGGVKTEFFNTGLSSPPMSTVPAGYFTQICNTAAAEQRANSLYSTPHGPEAKPIRSSSGRLPAKRKLDLEDPLYLPEFRTPKGKCAIAARIPSPRTPKSPGERTRYDTSLGLLTKKFVGLIAESPDGVLDLNWATEVLEVQKRRIYDITNVLEGVQLIRKKSKNNIQWLVGDVFEGGAGGGEKACALRKELGDLERVERSLDELIHSSTTQLKQLTEYEDNKRLGYVTYQDIRSIGSLRDQTVIAVKAPADTKLEVPDTAGQGSLQIYLKSKNGPIEVYLCPEEGLEDASPVKSAVTPKKEFPQSLGPPTTTPMGPPSYSIKEEPVESNMSTAAPATSSAEASNSALLDVERLLGLPPSLLQITEDQLPCTSFAPDPNTPFVSFSPPLDHDDYLWSLEDGEGVSDFFDTYDLGELLKS; via the exons ATGATGCGGATGCCTAAAGGCGTCTCTCCGGCATCGGGTCGGCCAGTAGCGGGACTGTCTTGCCCTCAGCAAAAGATAAAGGTTTTGTCCACCGGAGGAGTGAAGACCGAGTTCTTCAACACCGGACTGTCCAGCCCGCCGATGAGCACGGTACCAGCCGGCTATTTCACCCAGATCTGCAACACCGCCGCGGCTGAACAAAGAGCCAACAGCCTGTATTCAACCCCCCACGGACCAGAGGCTAAACCCATCAGATCATCCTCCGGGCGCCTGCCG gCTAAAAGGAAGCTGGATCTGGAGGACCCTCTTTACCTGCCAGAATTCCGCACACCAAAAGGCAAATGCGCCATCGCAGCCAGGATACCAAGTCCAAGGA CTCCAAAGTCTCCAGGTGAGCGGACACGCTACGACACGTCCTTGGGCTTGCTGACCAAGAAATTTGTGGGTCTGATCGCGGAGTCTCCTGATGGAGTCCTTGACCTGAACTGGGCCACTGAGGTTCTGGAGGTCCAGAAGAGACGCATCTATGACATCACCAACGTCCTGGAGGGAGTCCAGCTTATCCGAAAGAAGTCCAAGAACAACATCCAGTGGCT ggttggagatgtatttgaggGTGGTGCAGGCGGAGGAGAGAAGGCTTGCGCCCTGAGGAAAGAGCTTGGAGACCTGGAGAGAGTAGAGCGATCTCTGGATGAACTGATCCACTCCAGCACCACACAGCTCAAACAACTCACCGAATATGAAGATAATAAGAG ATTGGGCTATGTGACATATCAGGACATCCGCTCCATCGGCAGTCTCCGAGACCAGACAGTCATTGCCGTCAAGGCCCCTGCTGACACCAAACTGGAGGTGCCAGACACGGCAGGG CAGGGGTCATTACAGATATATTTAAAGAGTAAGAATGGCCCCATTGAAGTCTATCTGTGTCCAGAGGAGGGTCTCGAAGATGCTAGCCCAGTGAAAAGCGCTGTCACCCCTAAAAAGGAGTTCCCTCAATCGCTCGGCCCTCCAACTACAACCCCAATGGGCCCACCAAGCTACAGCATCAAAGAGGAGCCTGTTGAAT CCAACATGTCTACAGCAGCTCCAGCCACCTCCTCAGCTGAAGCCTCCAATTCCGCGCTACTGGACGTCGAGCGTCTGTTGGGTTTGCCCCCCAGCCTGCTCCAGATCACAGAGGACCAGCTTCCTTGCACCTCATTCGCCCCAGACCCCAACACCCCCTTTGTGAGTTTCTCACCGCCTCTGGACCACGACGATTACCTCTGGAGCCTggaggatggcgagggagtgtCAGATTTCTTCGACACCTATGATCTTGGAGAACTGTTGAAGAGCTGA
- the id3 gene encoding DNA-binding protein inhibitor ID-3 — protein MKAISPVRSVRSCYKAVCCISEQSLAISRNKHSCLEEPVGALCDMNDCYSKLKELVPSIPQNQSVSQVEILQHVIDYIFDLQIALEAEDTATPEMVLSIKTADLARNFSKEEGRLCH, from the exons ATGAAAGCCATCAGTCCCGTCCGCTCGGTGAGGAGCTGTTACAAGGCCGTGTGCTGCATTTCGGAGCAGAGTCTCGCCATCAGCCGGAATAAACACTCGTGTCTGGAGGAGCCGGTGGGCGCCTTGTGCGACATGAACGACTGCTACTCTAAGCTGAAGGAGCTGGTGCCGAGCATCCCGCAGAACCAGTCAGTCAGCCAGGTGGAAATCCTGCAACATGTTATCGACTACATCTTCGACCTGCAGATCGCGCTGGAGGCGGAGGACACAGCCACGCCGGAGATGGTTTTGTCAATAAAG ACTGCCGACCTTGCTCGTAATTTCTCCAAAGAAGAAGGACGGTTGTGCCATTAG